In a genomic window of Flavobacterium sp. KACC 22761:
- a CDS encoding TonB-dependent receptor plug domain-containing protein: MHKNIMLFSMILLSVTAFSQEDLQEVKVTKKQKGIKKSYTLTSNTSVITSKELLKAACCNLAESFETNPSIDVNFSDALTGTKQIKMLGLTSPYLMITEENIPSVRGASQAYGLSFTPGTWIESVQITKGAGSVINGYESISGQINTELLKPLSDIPFFLNAYGSTDARFELNTHFNKKLSDKWATSLFVHGNTRVAKNDMNNDGFLDNPLGKQINILNRYQYYDPESGLVSFINFRYMNDKKQTGEVDFDKDIDRGTTNHWGSEINTERFDVSTKIGYVFKDMPYQSIGFQNAFNSHNQNSYFGLNLYDIKQNSFYSNLIFNSIINNTMHKFTTGLNFTYDQYQEFVNVVDYSRIDNSVGAFFEYTYDNTDNFSLILGGRVDNHNRLGFFVTPRLHMRYNPWKNGVLRFSAGRGKRSANIFAENQQLFASSRTLSILDTNGKIYGLNPEIAWNYGISFSQKFKLFNKNAEAGFDFYRTDFQNQAVVDLMQSPQQVLFYDLKGSSFANSLQVEFNYELIHNLNLRTAYKYYDIQTDYLRGTFQRPLQAKHRFLGNLEYETPSNNGKQWKFDYTFNWTGSQQLPYTASNPAEDQFADFSPAYAVMNAQVTRVFSDVFEVYVGGENIGNYKQKKAILGADDPFGPNFDASIAYAPIFGQMYYAGLRFKIK; this comes from the coding sequence ATGCACAAAAATATTATGCTTTTTAGTATGATTTTGCTGTCTGTAACTGCTTTTTCACAGGAAGATTTGCAGGAAGTAAAAGTCACTAAAAAGCAAAAAGGAATTAAGAAATCCTATACACTTACATCCAATACATCTGTTATTACGAGTAAAGAACTGCTAAAAGCGGCATGTTGTAATTTGGCCGAAAGTTTTGAAACGAATCCTTCAATAGATGTCAATTTTTCGGATGCTTTGACAGGAACCAAACAAATAAAAATGTTGGGTCTTACAAGTCCGTATTTGATGATTACCGAAGAAAATATTCCATCGGTTCGTGGCGCTTCGCAAGCTTACGGATTATCATTTACGCCGGGAACTTGGATTGAAAGTGTTCAAATCACAAAAGGAGCGGGGAGCGTTATTAATGGCTACGAAAGTATTTCGGGACAAATCAATACTGAACTTTTAAAGCCTTTAAGCGATATTCCATTTTTCTTAAATGCTTATGGTTCAACAGATGCGCGTTTTGAGCTAAATACTCATTTCAATAAAAAATTATCTGACAAATGGGCGACAAGTCTTTTTGTGCACGGAAATACGCGTGTGGCCAAAAATGACATGAATAATGATGGTTTTCTGGACAATCCGCTGGGGAAACAAATCAATATTTTGAATCGATATCAATATTATGATCCCGAAAGTGGTTTGGTGAGTTTTATCAATTTCAGATACATGAATGATAAAAAGCAAACAGGAGAAGTTGATTTTGACAAAGATATCGACCGTGGCACTACAAATCATTGGGGTTCAGAAATCAATACAGAGCGTTTTGATGTTTCAACTAAAATAGGATATGTTTTTAAAGATATGCCTTATCAAAGTATTGGTTTTCAAAATGCCTTCAACAGTCATAACCAAAATTCTTATTTTGGACTGAATTTGTACGACATCAAGCAGAATAGCTTTTATTCGAATTTAATTTTCAATTCGATTATCAATAACACGATGCATAAATTCACAACCGGGTTGAATTTTACCTACGATCAATATCAGGAATTTGTGAATGTTGTCGATTACAGCCGAATCGATAATTCGGTTGGGGCATTCTTTGAATATACCTATGATAATACAGATAATTTCAGTTTGATTTTAGGCGGAAGAGTCGATAATCATAATCGATTGGGATTTTTTGTAACACCTCGTTTGCACATGAGATATAATCCCTGGAAAAATGGGGTTCTTCGTTTCTCTGCAGGAAGAGGAAAGCGTTCGGCTAATATTTTTGCCGAGAACCAACAGCTTTTTGCTAGTTCTAGAACGCTTTCAATTTTGGATACAAACGGAAAAATATATGGATTGAATCCTGAGATTGCGTGGAATTATGGAATCAGCTTTTCGCAAAAGTTCAAACTTTTTAATAAGAATGCTGAAGCTGGATTTGATTTCTACCGAACTGATTTTCAAAACCAAGCCGTTGTTGATTTAATGCAAAGTCCGCAACAAGTTTTATTTTATGATCTAAAAGGAAGTTCTTTTGCAAATAGTCTCCAAGTCGAATTTAATTATGAGTTGATCCATAATCTGAATTTGAGAACCGCTTATAAATATTACGATATCCAGACTGATTATTTACGAGGAACATTCCAGCGTCCGTTGCAGGCAAAGCATCGTTTTCTTGGAAATTTAGAATACGAAACGCCATCTAATAATGGGAAACAATGGAAGTTTGATTATACTTTCAACTGGACTGGAAGTCAGCAATTGCCTTATACAGCGTCAAATCCTGCTGAAGATCAGTTCGCTGATTTTTCTCCTGCTTATGCAGTTATGAATGCTCAGGTAACGAGAGTTTTTTCAGACGTTTTTGAAGTATATGTTGGCGGAGAAAACATTGGAAACTATAAACAGAAAAAAGCAATTTTAGGAGCTGATGATCCCTTTGGGCCAAATTTTGATGCTTCTATAGCTTATGCTCCAATTTTTGGGCAAATGTATTATGCCGGATTACGATTTAAAATAAAATAA
- a CDS encoding heavy-metal-associated domain-containing protein has product MKKIILIAIIGFLGFSAQAQTKKNKNLKYTVEVNGNCEQCKKRIEKAAFSVPGVKTANWDIASHQLSVILNEEKSSPADLNNAIAKVGHDTKEVKATQTDYDNLHSCCKYVRE; this is encoded by the coding sequence ATGAAAAAAATAATTTTAATAGCAATAATTGGGTTTTTAGGATTTTCAGCGCAAGCGCAAACTAAAAAGAATAAAAATCTAAAATACACTGTAGAAGTAAACGGAAATTGCGAACAATGTAAGAAACGTATTGAAAAAGCGGCTTTTAGCGTTCCAGGCGTAAAAACGGCAAATTGGGATATTGCTTCGCACCAACTTTCGGTAATTTTAAATGAAGAGAAATCATCTCCGGCAGATTTGAATAACGCAATTGCCAAGGTAGGACACGATACTAAAGAAGTGAAAGCCACTCAAACAGATTATGATAATTTGCACAGCTGTTGCAAATATGTAAGAGAATAG
- a CDS encoding DedA family protein, translating to MNNFDWTQLVNPEFYITLSIGGFQIGLYIVLFIVFAETGLFAGFFLPGDSLLFLSGIYSRDLIENVVSIPSDFINVFILSTLVALMGVFGNMTGYWFGAKSGYYLFKKEDTFWFKKKYLLQSKDFFEKYGGKAIIYARFLPIFRTFAPIIAGIVSMDKKKFMFYNVLSSFLWSFVLIFSGHYLYGVFLEHGIDLKEHIEVIVIGIIIVSTFPVFLKLIKKRTSHQEKI from the coding sequence ATGAATAATTTTGATTGGACACAATTAGTCAACCCTGAATTTTATATTACTTTAAGTATCGGTGGTTTTCAAATTGGTTTATACATCGTGTTGTTTATTGTTTTTGCCGAAACTGGACTTTTTGCTGGTTTCTTCCTTCCTGGTGACAGCCTGCTTTTTTTATCAGGTATTTACAGCCGTGACTTAATCGAAAATGTGGTTTCTATCCCAAGTGATTTTATCAATGTTTTTATCCTTTCAACATTAGTGGCTTTGATGGGGGTTTTTGGAAATATGACCGGATATTGGTTTGGTGCAAAAAGCGGTTATTATTTGTTTAAAAAAGAAGATACTTTTTGGTTCAAGAAAAAATACCTTCTTCAATCAAAAGATTTCTTCGAAAAATACGGTGGAAAAGCAATTATTTATGCTCGTTTTCTTCCAATATTTAGAACTTTCGCGCCAATCATTGCAGGAATCGTTTCTATGGATAAAAAGAAATTTATGTTCTATAATGTTTTGAGCTCCTTTTTATGGTCTTTTGTATTGATCTTTTCAGGACATTATTTATACGGGGTGTTTTTAGAGCACGGAATCGATTTGAAAGAGCATATTGAAGTGATCGTAATAGGAATAATAATAGTCTCAACTTTCCCAGTTTTCTTAAAGCTTATCAAAAAAAGAACAAGCCATCAGGAAAAAATATAA
- the rodA gene encoding rod shape-determining protein RodA: protein MKNQSVKNNIDWISIFIYSALVILGWLNIYSSSLLSTEGTYQKQLIFIGCTIPLIFVVLFVDGKFYEKYASIIFVVSLLSLAGLFLFGKTIAGQRCWYAIGGFTLQPSEFAKAATSLALAKYLSDTQINLKDVNRQIQALAIVFLPVMLILPQPDPGSALIYSIFIIVLYREGLPSWYVWTGFITILLFVLTLVLEPYVVIILAAVVLAIIHFKGRVVDRNLLMSSILLAIISAFVFSVNYVFEHVFKQHHRDRFNILLGKTVDMKGIGYNTNQSEIAIGSGGWLGKGFLQGTQTKGGFVPEQHTDYIFTTVGEEWGFVGSLVVIALFVGLFLRIIYLAERQKTKFSRVYGYCVAGILFIHFFVNIAMVIGIFPTIGVPLPFFSYGGSGLWGFTILLFIFLKMDANKVNEW, encoded by the coding sequence ATGAAAAATCAAAGTGTAAAAAATAATATTGACTGGATAAGTATTTTTATCTACAGCGCCTTAGTTATATTAGGGTGGCTGAATATTTATTCGTCTTCATTATTATCTACCGAAGGAACATATCAAAAGCAGCTTATTTTTATTGGCTGTACCATTCCGTTGATTTTTGTGGTTCTTTTTGTTGACGGAAAATTCTATGAAAAATATGCCAGCATTATATTTGTGGTTTCACTTTTATCTTTGGCGGGATTATTCCTTTTTGGAAAAACTATTGCCGGACAAAGATGCTGGTATGCCATTGGAGGTTTTACTTTACAGCCATCTGAATTTGCAAAAGCCGCCACATCGCTTGCACTGGCAAAATACCTGAGCGACACACAAATCAACCTCAAAGATGTCAATAGACAAATACAGGCTTTAGCCATTGTATTTTTGCCTGTTATGCTTATTTTACCGCAACCAGATCCAGGAAGCGCCTTGATTTATAGTATTTTCATAATTGTTTTATACAGAGAAGGATTGCCATCATGGTACGTTTGGACTGGTTTTATTACCATTTTATTATTTGTCTTAACATTGGTGCTTGAACCTTATGTTGTTATTATTCTAGCAGCTGTTGTTCTTGCAATCATACACTTTAAAGGTCGTGTTGTTGATAGAAATTTATTAATGAGTAGCATTCTATTAGCTATTATTTCTGCTTTTGTTTTCTCTGTAAATTATGTTTTTGAACATGTTTTTAAACAACACCATAGAGACCGTTTTAATATTTTGCTTGGAAAAACAGTCGATATGAAAGGTATTGGTTATAACACTAACCAATCTGAAATTGCGATTGGATCTGGAGGATGGCTTGGAAAAGGCTTTTTACAAGGAACACAAACAAAAGGAGGATTTGTACCAGAACAACATACCGATTATATTTTTACCACGGTTGGTGAAGAATGGGGATTTGTTGGCTCACTAGTCGTAATTGCTCTTTTTGTTGGTTTATTCTTAAGAATAATTTATTTGGCAGAAAGACAAAAAACTAAATTTAGCCGTGTTTATGGCTATTGCGTGGCCGGAATTTTGTTCATACATTTCTTTGTAAATATTGCAATGGTTATTGGTATTTTCCCGACTATTGGGGTTCCGTTGCCATTCTTTTCTTATGGAGGTTCCGGACTCTGGGGATTCACCATTTTGCTATTTATTTTCTTAAAAATGGATGCCAACAAAGTGAATGAATGGTAA
- the mrdA gene encoding penicillin-binding protein 2, whose amino-acid sequence MRKVLLPALIIIAGSLLVIRVFYLQIVDDSFKLKSENNAIKKQYDYPERGYIYDRYGKLLVANQASYDIMVIPREIKEDLNITEFCALLNITREEYDKRIAKAKVYSPRLPSVFLAQLNKNEFAAFQEKIRKYEGFYFQKRSLRDYEVDYGANIFGGVTQVNESQIAKNPYYNSGDLIGRQGVEESYEEVLRGIKGVKYIQKDKYNREIGSYKDGKYDTIAVAGEDINLTIDAELQKYGEELMINKRGGIVALEPKTGEILALVTAPSYDPGILVGRQRSKNYTLLYHDSIAKPLYDRGLLAEYPPGSPFKILTGLVALQEGVIDEHTTFMCHHGFSYGRGRFMKCHGFGPHQLNNGIYNSCNTYFAQSYMLTINKYRNPGYAVDVWSNHVKSFGLGQFMGYDLPTGRKGNIPTSKTYKKIYPNGGWRSTTIVSNAIGQGEVLMTPIQLANMMATVANQGYYYTPHIIKKIEGKKIDVKFTTRHETTIDKKYFPPVINGLFDVYNKGTAYALKVQGIDICGKTGTAENYAKIDGVRTKLKDHSIFVAFAPKDNPKIAIAIMIENGGFGANVAGPIASLMIEKYLRKKITRTDLEVRVLNKSLVSEYAKLGGMTAASAIESTPKDSVLRAKIVTPKAATKTELKKIPIDTTKEN is encoded by the coding sequence ATGAGAAAAGTTCTGCTGCCCGCTTTAATTATCATTGCAGGATCTTTACTGGTGATCAGGGTATTTTATTTGCAAATTGTAGACGATTCATTTAAATTAAAATCAGAAAACAACGCAATAAAAAAACAGTACGACTATCCTGAGAGAGGTTACATTTACGACAGATACGGCAAATTATTAGTAGCAAATCAAGCTTCTTACGATATCATGGTTATTCCGCGCGAAATAAAAGAAGATCTGAATATTACCGAATTCTGCGCCTTATTAAATATTACTAGAGAAGAATACGATAAAAGAATTGCCAAGGCTAAAGTTTATAGCCCAAGGCTTCCATCTGTTTTTTTGGCACAATTGAACAAAAATGAATTTGCCGCTTTTCAAGAAAAAATCAGAAAATATGAAGGTTTTTATTTCCAAAAAAGATCACTTCGAGATTACGAAGTAGATTACGGAGCAAACATTTTTGGAGGTGTCACTCAGGTAAATGAAAGCCAGATTGCTAAAAATCCGTATTACAATAGCGGTGACTTAATTGGAAGACAAGGTGTAGAAGAAAGCTATGAAGAAGTTTTGCGCGGTATAAAAGGTGTAAAATATATTCAGAAGGACAAATACAATCGTGAAATAGGATCTTACAAAGACGGAAAATATGACACAATCGCCGTTGCCGGAGAAGATATCAATTTAACAATTGATGCTGAACTTCAAAAATATGGCGAAGAATTAATGATCAACAAAAGAGGTGGAATCGTGGCGCTTGAGCCAAAAACAGGTGAAATTCTAGCGCTTGTTACTGCTCCTTCTTATGATCCTGGAATTTTAGTTGGAAGACAAAGATCTAAAAACTACACGCTGTTATATCATGATTCTATTGCAAAACCATTATACGACAGAGGGCTTTTAGCAGAATACCCTCCTGGATCTCCATTCAAAATATTGACAGGTCTGGTTGCCCTTCAAGAAGGAGTAATTGATGAACATACCACATTTATGTGTCACCATGGTTTCAGTTATGGTAGAGGCCGATTTATGAAATGTCACGGCTTTGGTCCGCATCAGCTTAATAATGGTATTTATAATTCTTGCAATACATATTTTGCGCAATCGTATATGCTAACGATCAACAAATACCGAAACCCGGGATACGCTGTTGATGTTTGGAGCAATCACGTTAAGAGTTTTGGACTTGGTCAATTTATGGGTTACGATTTGCCTACAGGTAGAAAAGGAAATATTCCAACTTCTAAAACCTACAAAAAGATCTATCCAAATGGTGGATGGCGAAGCACAACAATTGTTTCTAATGCGATTGGACAAGGAGAGGTTTTGATGACTCCAATTCAATTAGCAAACATGATGGCTACGGTTGCAAATCAAGGTTATTATTATACGCCTCATATTATCAAAAAAATTGAAGGCAAAAAAATTGACGTAAAATTCACAACAAGACACGAAACAACGATTGACAAAAAGTATTTTCCGCCTGTAATAAATGGATTGTTTGACGTTTATAACAAGGGAACCGCTTATGCTCTAAAAGTGCAAGGTATTGATATTTGCGGAAAAACCGGTACTGCTGAAAACTATGCAAAAATTGACGGGGTACGAACAAAACTGAAAGACCACTCTATTTTTGTGGCTTTTGCTCCTAAGGACAATCCTAAAATTGCCATTGCAATTATGATTGAAAATGGAGGTTTTGGTGCAAACGTAGCTGGACCAATCGCAAGTTTGATGATTGAAAAGTATTTGAGAAAAAAAATTACAAGAACTGATTTAGAAGTCCGTGTATTAAATAAAAGTTTGGTCAGCGAATATGCTAAACTTGGAGGAATGACTGCGGCTAGCGCCATTGAGTCGACTCCAAAAGACTCTGTTTTGAGAGCCAAAATTGTCACTCCAAAGGCAGCAACTAAAACTGAATTGAAAAAGATACCAATAGACACCACTAAAGAAAATTAA
- a CDS encoding rod shape-determining protein MreD has translation MNSALLVNIFRFIMLLAIQIVIFNNMNFLGYISPFPYILYIILYPVNSNKSGLIISSFLLGLTMDMFCNSGGIHATACVILAYYRPYIFKFSFGLSYEYQTIKLNESLTPERFSFILVSVLLHHIILFVLEAFQFKFIWDILLRTLFSSIFTIITSIIIIYLIKPNKR, from the coding sequence ATGAATAGCGCATTGTTAGTCAATATTTTTCGATTTATTATGTTACTGGCAATTCAGATTGTTATTTTCAACAATATGAATTTTTTAGGTTACATAAGTCCTTTTCCGTACATCTTGTATATCATTCTCTATCCTGTTAACAGCAATAAGTCAGGATTGATTATTTCGAGTTTTTTGCTTGGATTAACAATGGATATGTTTTGCAATTCGGGCGGAATTCATGCAACAGCCTGTGTAATTCTTGCTTATTACAGGCCTTATATTTTTAAATTTTCGTTTGGACTGAGTTACGAATATCAAACCATCAAATTAAACGAATCTTTAACACCGGAGCGTTTTTCATTCATTTTGGTATCAGTTTTGCTGCATCATATTATATTGTTTGTTCTCGAAGCGTTCCAATTCAAATTTATTTGGGATATTTTGCTCCGAACCTTATTTAGTTCAATTTTTACAATTATAACTTCAATCATAATAATTTATCTTATTAAGCCCAATAAACGATGA
- the mreC gene encoding rod shape-determining protein MreC, with product MQQIFNFIIRNSNRLLFLLLLGISLGLTIQSHSYHRSKVISSANFLSGGVYERINHVNEYLNLRAENDELVLENARLKSLLFNKEDTTKLPLPDTIKGVKPADIIVSKVIHNTYNTHENFLTLNSGSNEGVKPDMGVINSLGIVGVIDNTSPRYSTVVSILNMKSQINAKLKKSNHFGSLTWDGKSTGFVQLRDVPRLASVRKGDTIVTGGQSVIFPEGINIGTVETVYKEDQTSFYVIKVKLFNDMTNLGHVYIIKSKDREELINLEKKEKDE from the coding sequence ATGCAGCAAATATTTAATTTCATTATAAGAAACAGTAATCGATTGCTGTTTTTGCTGCTTTTAGGTATTTCGTTAGGACTCACTATTCAATCTCATTCCTATCACAGAAGCAAAGTAATCAGTTCTGCCAATTTCTTGAGCGGAGGTGTTTATGAAAGAATCAATCATGTGAACGAATACTTGAATTTAAGAGCTGAAAATGACGAACTTGTACTTGAGAACGCAAGATTAAAAAGTCTTTTATTCAATAAAGAAGACACCACAAAATTGCCTTTACCCGATACTATTAAAGGAGTAAAGCCTGCTGACATTATTGTGTCAAAAGTGATTCATAACACATACAATACTCACGAAAACTTTCTTACTTTAAATTCTGGATCCAACGAAGGTGTAAAACCAGATATGGGAGTAATTAACAGCTTAGGAATTGTTGGAGTAATTGATAATACATCTCCTAGATATTCTACTGTGGTCAGTATTTTGAATATGAAATCACAAATCAATGCCAAACTTAAGAAATCAAACCATTTTGGCTCTTTAACTTGGGATGGAAAAAGCACTGGATTTGTACAGCTGAGAGACGTTCCAAGGTTAGCCTCTGTTCGAAAAGGCGACACAATCGTAACTGGAGGACAATCTGTAATTTTCCCGGAAGGAATCAACATCGGAACTGTTGAAACCGTTTACAAAGAAGATCAGACAAGTTTTTATGTCATAAAAGTTAAACTGTTTAACGATATGACAAACTTAGGACATGTCTATATTATCAAAAGCAAAGACAGAGAAGAACTTATTAATTTAGAAAAAAAGGAAAAAGATGAATAG
- a CDS encoding rod shape-determining protein — protein MGFFDFMTEDIAIDLGTANTLIIHNDKVVIDSPSIVARDRVSGKIIAVGKEANMMQGKTHENIKTIRPLKDGVIADFDASEKMINMFIKSIPALKKRMFTPALRMVVCIPSGITEVEMRAVKESCERVNGKEVYLIHEPMAAAIGIGIDIMQPKGNMIVDIGGGTTEIAVIALGGIVCDKSVKIAGDVFTNDIVYYMRTQHNLFVGESTAEKIKIQIGAAIEDLDGPPEDMSVQGRDLLTGKPKQVDVSYREIAKALDKSIQRIEDAVMETLSQTPPELAADIYNTGIYLAGGGSMLRGLDKRISQKTDLPVYIAEDPLRAVVRGTGMALKNIAKFKSILIK, from the coding sequence ATGGGATTTTTTGATTTCATGACCGAGGATATTGCAATAGACCTTGGTACCGCAAACACTTTAATCATTCATAATGATAAAGTTGTTATTGACAGCCCCTCTATCGTAGCACGCGACAGAGTTTCAGGCAAAATCATCGCTGTTGGTAAAGAAGCCAACATGATGCAAGGTAAAACGCATGAAAACATCAAAACCATAAGGCCTTTGAAGGATGGTGTTATTGCCGATTTTGATGCTTCAGAAAAGATGATCAATATGTTCATCAAAAGTATTCCTGCATTAAAAAAGAGAATGTTTACGCCAGCCTTAAGAATGGTTGTTTGTATTCCTTCTGGAATTACTGAGGTTGAAATGCGTGCTGTAAAAGAATCTTGTGAACGTGTAAACGGAAAAGAAGTTTATTTGATTCACGAGCCAATGGCAGCAGCAATTGGTATTGGTATCGACATTATGCAACCAAAAGGTAACATGATTGTAGATATCGGAGGTGGTACAACAGAAATCGCTGTTATTGCGTTAGGCGGAATTGTTTGTGACAAATCTGTAAAAATTGCGGGTGACGTTTTCACAAATGATATTGTGTATTACATGCGTACACAGCACAACTTATTTGTTGGAGAAAGTACTGCTGAGAAAATCAAAATTCAAATTGGAGCGGCTATCGAAGATTTAGATGGTCCGCCAGAAGATATGTCTGTTCAAGGTAGAGATTTGCTTACTGGTAAACCAAAACAAGTAGATGTATCTTACCGCGAAATCGCAAAAGCATTAGATAAATCTATCCAACGTATCGAGGATGCAGTAATGGAAACGTTATCTCAAACTCCTCCTGAGTTAGCAGCAGATATCTACAATACAGGTATCTATTTAGCAGGTGGTGGATCTATGTTGAGAGGTCTTGACAAACGTATTTCTCAAAAAACAGATTTGCCAGTTTATATCGCTGAAGATCCGTTAAGAGCAGTTGTTCGCGGTACTGGAATGGCACTTAAAAACATTGCAAAATTTAAAAGCATCTTAATCAAATAA